The Haloplanus salinarum genome includes a region encoding these proteins:
- a CDS encoding sensor histidine kinase gives MDQWPLREHAVRGADPRAVAGGGILVALGWAFVAVHTATALDSTGRLGSIFGLVVPLGLAATLFVGAICVYRYGLAESALRISGWTLFGTLAFAAVIGGALFALGPDPVDPAAFPVVLLNVAAGGAVLGLLVGLYDARQRRLRRQLTDEHRRADDFRQRLSVLSRVHRHDFRNKLNLIVGTADRLRTDADGADAVDAETVRTRARTIQDAGTALGRITEEFRELERLRTDAVMDPRRMDLVAAVDAAVATVGATFPDATVVTTLPETLPVRASPLVGRAVEELLDNAARHNDAPRIEVGATRRDGVVALTVRDDGAGIPPAEVAVHRAAEETSLDHSDGLGLWLVAWIAERSGGTVDIERPDEGGTAVTIRLPAAD, from the coding sequence ATGGACCAGTGGCCGCTCCGGGAGCACGCCGTCCGCGGCGCCGACCCCCGCGCCGTCGCCGGCGGTGGCATCCTCGTCGCCCTCGGGTGGGCCTTCGTCGCCGTCCACACCGCGACCGCCCTCGACTCGACCGGCCGCCTTGGCTCGATCTTCGGGCTGGTCGTCCCGCTCGGCCTCGCGGCCACCCTCTTCGTCGGCGCCATCTGCGTCTACCGCTACGGCCTGGCCGAGTCGGCGCTCCGGATCAGCGGCTGGACCCTCTTCGGGACGCTCGCCTTCGCCGCCGTCATCGGCGGCGCCCTGTTCGCGCTCGGCCCCGACCCCGTCGATCCCGCCGCGTTCCCGGTCGTCCTGCTCAACGTCGCGGCCGGCGGGGCCGTCCTCGGTCTGCTGGTCGGCCTCTACGACGCCCGGCAGCGCCGCCTCCGGCGACAGCTCACCGACGAACACCGTCGCGCCGACGACTTCCGCCAGCGACTCAGCGTCCTGAGCCGCGTCCACCGTCACGACTTCCGCAACAAGCTCAACCTGATCGTCGGGACCGCGGACCGCCTCCGTACCGACGCCGACGGGGCCGACGCCGTCGACGCCGAGACGGTTCGCACGCGGGCGCGGACGATCCAGGACGCCGGCACGGCACTCGGGCGGATCACGGAGGAGTTCCGCGAACTGGAGCGGCTCCGGACCGACGCCGTGATGGATCCCCGGCGGATGGACCTCGTGGCGGCCGTCGACGCGGCCGTCGCCACCGTCGGTGCCACGTTCCCCGACGCGACGGTCGTCACGACCCTCCCCGAGACGCTGCCGGTCCGGGCGTCGCCGCTCGTCGGTCGTGCCGTCGAGGAGCTCCTCGACAACGCCGCCCGGCACAACGACGCCCCGCGGATCGAGGTCGGGGCCACCCGCCGTGACGGGGTCGTCGCCCTGACCGTCCGCGACGACGGGGCGGGGATCCCGCCCGCGGAGGTGGCCGTCCACCGCGCGGCCGAGGAGACGTCGCTCGACCACAGCGACGGTCTGGGCCTGTGGCTCGTCGCGTGGATCGCCGAGCGCTCGGGGGGGACGGTCGACATCGAGCGCCCGGACGAGGGCGGCACCGCCGTGACGATCCGGCTGCCGGCCGCCGACTAA